One genomic window of Arachis hypogaea cultivar Tifrunner chromosome 8, arahy.Tifrunner.gnm2.J5K5, whole genome shotgun sequence includes the following:
- the LOC112707116 gene encoding E3 ubiquitin-protein ligase RMA1H1 yields the protein MDLHQYFEGGMPQMDYFEDNSSLEMWKCASDSDAIADSDGNASGGGFECNICLECVQDPVVTLCGHLYCWPCIYKWLNFRNISSEIGEKRKPQCPVCKSEISQSSLVPLYGRGQASSASEDKAHQAGVVIPRRPLGPGSSSTANVSQPTSRVYHSHYPDPSQQFNSIPGSYSSPLTNSFNTTYGIIGETIYARVFGNQVTNIYTYPNSYHLAGNNNPRIRRYLMEADRSLSRICFFLFCCTVLCLLLF from the coding sequence ATGGATTTACATCAGTATTTTGAAGGGGGTATGCCCCAAATGGATTACTTTGAAGATAATTCATCTCTGGAAATGTGGAAATGTGCTAGTGATAGTGATGCCATTGCAGATTCAGATGGAAATGCCTCTGGTGGTGGCTTTGAATGCAACATCTGCCTCGAATGCGTGCAAGATCCGGTAGTCACTCTTTGTGGTCATCTCTACTGCTGGCCCTGCATTTACAAGTGGCTTAATTTCCGAAACATCTCTTCCGAAATCGGAGAGAAGAGGAAGCCACAATGTCCAGTATGCAAGTCAGAAATTTCTCAATCCTCCCTTGTTCCCCTATACGGCCGTGGCCAGGCTAGCTCAGCCTCAGAAGACAAAGCTCACCAAGCCGGAGTTGTCATACCGCGGCGACCCCTTGGTCCAGGATCATCAAGTACTGCAAACGTTTCTCAACCTACATCTCGAGTTTATCATTCCCATTATCCTGATCCTTCTCAACAATTCAACTCCATTCCAGGTAGTTACTCTTCGCCGCTAACGAACTCCTTTAACACCACATATGGAATCATTGGCGAAACAATATATGCAAGGGTATTTGGAAACCAGGTGACCAACATATACACATACCCCAATTCATACCATCTTGCTGGGAACAATAATCCAAGGATCAGAAGGTATCTAATGGAAGCTGATAGATCACTGAGCAGAATATGTTTCTTCCTCTTTTGTTGCACGGTTTTGTGTCTTCTCTTATTCTGA